From Mesotoga sp. BH458_6_3_2_1, one genomic window encodes:
- the nagA gene encoding N-acetylglucosamine-6-phosphate deacetylase yields MRFENVLVVDPIDGEFVGSVETEENVISRIERIQGAQEFERILMPGYVDPHTHGSVGVDTLSMNQKDLEKWENFLYTQGVTYFLPTTMSSTPSAILSPARVVRDYIKNNSMTSVGGIHYEGPYLSLKRKGAQNPELIRSIDLKEIEETLIESVKLITMAPELEGFSHAQELIQKRGITLSLGHTDATYEDMEKAYNQGCDRITHFPNGMNTLHHRELGCVGAVLSLPFSVEMIIDGIHSLPGFVKLIFGIKGPKKIMIVTDTIDATAMPDGEYELGGQKVILKNGRPTLEDGTIAAAVLVFSGAVRNFREFTGCSLKELAMVSSLNSLNSIGIKDRGRISEGYRADMVLLDENLCVRETILNGKTVFQS; encoded by the coding sequence ATGAGATTCGAGAATGTACTGGTTGTTGATCCTATCGATGGAGAGTTTGTAGGAAGTGTTGAAACTGAAGAAAACGTAATCTCGAGAATTGAGCGAATTCAAGGGGCTCAAGAATTCGAGAGAATACTGATGCCGGGATATGTCGATCCTCACACTCATGGCTCAGTAGGTGTGGACACTCTTTCCATGAATCAAAAAGATCTAGAAAAGTGGGAGAACTTCCTTTACACTCAGGGAGTAACTTATTTCCTGCCTACTACTATGTCATCGACTCCTTCGGCAATCCTTTCTCCTGCTAGAGTAGTAAGAGATTACATAAAGAATAACAGTATGACTTCAGTTGGGGGCATTCACTATGAAGGCCCCTACCTGAGTCTGAAAAGAAAGGGAGCTCAGAATCCAGAACTCATTCGAAGCATAGACCTTAAGGAAATTGAGGAGACGCTAATCGAATCGGTGAAGCTCATTACTATGGCCCCGGAGCTCGAGGGATTCTCACACGCGCAAGAACTGATACAGAAGCGCGGTATAACTCTTTCGTTGGGACATACCGATGCAACTTACGAAGACATGGAGAAAGCATATAACCAAGGCTGCGATAGAATAACCCACTTTCCAAACGGGATGAACACTCTTCATCATAGGGAACTGGGCTGCGTTGGAGCTGTTCTTTCGCTGCCTTTTTCGGTAGAGATGATAATTGACGGAATTCACTCTTTGCCGGGTTTTGTGAAGCTAATCTTCGGAATAAAGGGCCCGAAGAAGATTATGATAGTCACCGATACTATAGATGCGACAGCCATGCCCGATGGAGAGTATGAACTGGGCGGACAGAAGGTCATTCTGAAAAATGGAAGACCTACTCTTGAGGACGGAACAATTGCCGCGGCCGTACTTGTCTTCAGCGGAGCTGTAAGAAATTTCAGAGAATTCACAGGATGCTCACTGAAGGAGCTTGCAATGGTATCCTCCCTCAATTCTCTGAATTCTATTGGCATAAAGGATCGCGGAAGAATCTCCGAGGGTTATCGCGCAGATATGGTATTACTGGATGAAAATCTTTGTGTTAGGGAAACCATTCTGAATGGGAAGACAGTGTTTCAATCCTGA